The DNA region TCGGCGGTGTGTGGAAAGAGTGTATCATGTTCTCTTTCCCACGTCTATACTAACAGAGCGCAAGCGAAGCATCTCAGCACCTCAAAAGAGATTCTTCGCTTCGCTCAGAATGACAGATGATGTCGCTTTGTGTCGCCAACTCTGCGAGACCATTGCAATTGCCTGACCCCTACCACTTCTCGAACACCCTCGGGCGACTGATTGACTTTTCGCCCCTTTCTCGGATACAATAGGCATCGGTGCAGGAGGCATCGATGCAACACGCGCCGCAAGACCATATCCGGAACTTCTGTATCATCGCGCACATCGACCACGGAAAGTCCACCCTCGCCGACCGCATTCTGGAGTTTACGGGTGCGATTGACCCCCGCCAGATGCAGGAGCAGGTGCTGGACCAGATGGACCTGGAGCGCGAGCGGGGCATCACGATTAAGATGACCGCTGTGCGCCTGACCTACCGCGCGCGCGATGGGCAGGAGTACGAACTGAACCTGATCGACACGCCGGGGCATGTGGACTTCACCTATGAGGTCTCTCGCAGCCTCGCGGCGTGTGAGGGTGCGCTGCTGGTAGTGGATGCCTCGCAAGGCGTGGAGGCGCAAACCATCGCCAACGTCAACCTGGCGATGAACAATCATCTCGAAATCATCCCCGTCATCAACAAAATCGACCTGCCCGCCGCCGACCCCGAGCGCGTCAAGGAAGAGATAGAGAATATCCTCATGCTGGACGCCTCGGAAGCCATCCTCGCCAGCGCGAAGGAGGGAATCGGCACGGAAGAGATTCTGGAAGCGGTGGTGCGTAAAATCCCGCCGCCGAAAGGGGACTCCGGTGCTCCCTTGCGTGCACTCATCTTCGACTCGCACTTCGACCCTTACCTGGGCGTGGTGGTGTATATCCGCGTGGTGGATGGGGTGGTGCGCCCGGGAATGCGTATCCGCTTTATGTCTACCGGGCGCGAGCTCGAGGTAACCAGTGTGGGCTTCTTCACGCCGCGCCTGCAGGAGGGCGATGAACTGCGCACCGGAGAGGTCGGCTACCTGACGGCAGGCATTAAAACCGTCGGCGATACGCGCGTGGGCGATACCATCACCGACGCCGAACGCCCGGCCGCAGAACCCCTGCCCGGCTACAAACCGGTCAAACCCATGGTTTTCTGCGGGCTTTATCCGGTAGACGGCGAGGAGTTCTCGGAGCTGCGCGACGCGCTGATGAAACTGCAGTTGAACGACGCGGCGCTGGTGTTCGAACCGGAGACCTCGGCTGCACTCGGTTTCGGGTT from Bacillota bacterium includes:
- the lepA gene encoding translation elongation factor 4, translated to MQHAPQDHIRNFCIIAHIDHGKSTLADRILEFTGAIDPRQMQEQVLDQMDLERERGITIKMTAVRLTYRARDGQEYELNLIDTPGHVDFTYEVSRSLAACEGALLVVDASQGVEAQTIANVNLAMNNHLEIIPVINKIDLPAADPERVKEEIENILMLDASEAILASAKEGIGTEEILEAVVRKIPPPKGDSGAPLRALIFDSHFDPYLGVVVYIRVVDGVVRPGMRIRFMSTGRELEVTSVGFFTPRLQEGDELRTGEVGYLTAGIKTVGDTRVGDTITDAERPAAEPLPGYKPVKPMVFCGLYPVDGEEFSELRDALMKLQLNDAALVFEPETSAALGFGFRCGFLGLLHMDIVQERLEREFGLSLIATAPSVVYRITTTKGEVILLDNPAHWPPATTIATVEEPYIRATIFVPSDYVGPMMELAIDRRGEFVKMEYPTPNRVLLTYDLPLAEILLDFYDQLKSRSKGYASFDYEPIGYRPSDLVKLDILINGDPVDALSFITHRERAYARGRALVERLRQVVPRQQFEVRIQAAIGSKVIAAERIPPFRKNVLAKCYGGDVTRKRKLLEKQKEGKKRMKQLGNVEIPQEAFLSVLKVAE